A genomic stretch from Ptychodera flava strain L36383 unplaced genomic scaffold, AS_Pfla_20210202 Scaffold_30__1_contigs__length_3116999_pilon, whole genome shotgun sequence includes:
- the LOC139127276 gene encoding E3 ubiquitin-protein ligase TRIM56-like, producing MATSKEATADDILDEIRDDLLTCTICLEFFNQPKILPCHHTYCQLCLVKLVEKGKGALHCPSCRKTCPIPTGGVQNLDNNFYLNSLLETIQRRPARNAFRHNEKCDICNESEASHICIDCQLQYYCANCILVHKKSRVSSKHNVLSLNEYNEKRAIDPSSVLPVAHCDKHRSNEYRYFCKTCQVPICSECTVMEHPNKSHSYDYLQTIADRYKDDLLKYLKRFEVKAKEVDKCKTAAMKICNEYIRKPETEQKKVLKKSTDLRSRLSIEENALKAEVEREYDIRIQIQNDQIHDLHFGHCRVISMMNIHGVFSSTYECSSTYVN from the coding sequence ATGGCCACTTCAAAAGAGGCGACTGCTGATGATATTCTGGACGAAATACGTGATGATTTGTTGACCTGTACAATATGTTTGGAATTCTTCAACCAGCCGAAAATTCTACCTTGTCACCATACCTATTGTCAACTCTGTCTGGTGAAGTTGGTCGAGAAAGGTAAAGGAGCTCTCCATTGTCCTTCGTGTAGAAAAACGTGCCCTATTCCAACTGGCGGCGTACAAAACCTAGATAACAACTTTTACCTAAATTCACTGCTCGAAACCATTCAACGAAGACCAGCACGTAATGCCTTCAGACACAATGAAAAATGCGATATCTGTAACGAAAGCGAGGCTTCACATATCTGCATAGACTGCCAGTTACAGTATTATTGTGCCAACTGTATACTTGTTCACAAAAAATCAAGAGTTTCTTCTAAGCATAATGTTTTATCACTTAATGAGTACAATGAGAAACGAGCCATTGATCCCTCTTCAGTCCTGCCAGTGGCACACTGTGACAAACATAGAAGTAACGAATACAGATATTTCTGCAAAACGTGTCAAGTACCGATATGTTCCGAATGTACAGTGATGGAACACCCGAATAAGAGTCATAGTTACGATTACTTGCAGACCATAGCAGACAGATACAAAGATGACTTGTTGAAATATCTTAAGAGGTTTGAAGTGAAAGCAAAGGAGGTCGATAAATGTAAAACAGCGGCCATGAAAATTTGCAACGAATACATTAGAAAACCAGAAACAGAACAAAAGAAGGTATTGAAGAAGAGTACTGATTTACGGAGCAGACTTTCTATTGAGGAAAATGCTCTAAAAGCAGAAGTTGAGAGAGAATACGACATTCgcattcaaattcaaaatgaccagaTACATGACTTGCACTTCGGCCATTGTAGAGTGATCAGTATGATGAACATACATGGAGTATTTAGTTCAACATATGAATGCAGCTCAACTTATGTTAACTAA